One region of Cyanobium sp. M30B3 genomic DNA includes:
- the grxD gene encoding Grx4 family monothiol glutaredoxin, protein MDASVKARIESLIGSSPVFVFMKGTKLMPQCGFSNNVVQILHALGVPFETFDVLSDAEIRQGIKEFSEWPTIPQVYVNGEFIGGSDILIEMYNSGELREQLAVALAS, encoded by the coding sequence ATGGACGCCAGCGTCAAGGCCCGTATCGAGAGCCTGATCGGCAGCAGCCCGGTCTTCGTGTTCATGAAGGGCACCAAGCTGATGCCCCAGTGCGGGTTCTCCAACAACGTGGTGCAGATCCTCCACGCCCTGGGAGTGCCGTTCGAAACCTTTGATGTGCTCTCCGACGCGGAGATCCGTCAGGGCATCAAGGAGTTCTCCGAGTGGCCCACCATTCCCCAGGTGTACGTGAACGGGGAGTTCATCGGCGGCTCGGACATCCTGATCGAGATGTACAACTCAGGTGAGCTGCGCGAACAGCTCGCGGTGGCCCTGGCCAGCTGA
- a CDS encoding BolA family transcriptional regulator codes for MVQPDQVKAAIQRSLPDAAVEVEDLTGGGDHLQVKVVSDAFAGLNRIRQHQLVYSALRQELASEAIHALALQTSTPS; via the coding sequence ATGGTGCAACCCGACCAGGTCAAGGCTGCCATCCAGCGCTCCCTGCCCGATGCCGCCGTGGAGGTGGAAGACCTCACCGGCGGCGGTGACCACCTGCAGGTGAAGGTGGTCTCCGACGCCTTCGCCGGCCTCAATCGGATCAGGCAACACCAGTTGGTGTACAGCGCCCTGCGCCAGGAACTGGCCAGTGAGGCCATCCACGCCCTCGCCCTGCAAACCTCAACCCCCAGCTGA
- a CDS encoding 1-acyl-sn-glycerol-3-phosphate acyltransferase — MANPAAQPAPATTSPFEGPTVISEGISAVDRDPEPPPLRPALPLALEIRNGSGGVDSRVSPWLGPVAMVATQDLALPLWFRSIRVEGRQWLPQCGPVLLAPTHKARWDALLVPHAAGRRVTGRDCRFMVTIDEMKGMQGWLLRRLGCFAVNQARPSLASLRHAIELLELGEQLVVFPEGRIRREDDQPLRLQQGLARLAALAAGRGVSVPVLPVGIAYSHPSPRPCDRAALCIGEPMRIAAEGRDGAQAFTRQLAEAMAGLEQRAMACLVESPAKQSP; from the coding sequence ATGGCCAACCCAGCTGCCCAGCCCGCGCCAGCCACCACCAGCCCATTCGAAGGCCCAACCGTGATCTCCGAGGGCATCAGTGCTGTTGACCGGGACCCCGAGCCCCCGCCCCTGCGTCCTGCCCTGCCGTTGGCCCTGGAGATCCGCAACGGTTCAGGCGGGGTGGACAGCCGGGTGAGTCCCTGGCTGGGTCCGGTGGCGATGGTCGCCACCCAGGATCTGGCCCTGCCCCTCTGGTTCCGGAGCATCCGGGTGGAGGGCCGGCAGTGGCTGCCCCAGTGCGGCCCGGTGCTGCTGGCCCCCACCCACAAGGCCCGCTGGGATGCCCTGCTGGTGCCCCATGCCGCCGGGCGCCGGGTCACCGGCCGGGACTGCCGCTTCATGGTCACCATCGACGAGATGAAGGGCATGCAGGGCTGGCTGCTGCGGCGGCTGGGCTGCTTTGCGGTGAACCAGGCGCGCCCCAGCCTGGCCAGCCTGCGCCATGCCATCGAGCTGTTGGAGCTCGGCGAGCAGCTGGTGGTGTTCCCTGAGGGCCGCATCCGCCGCGAGGACGACCAGCCCCTGCGCCTGCAGCAGGGGCTGGCCCGGCTGGCCGCCCTGGCCGCCGGCCGCGGCGTGAGCGTGCCGGTGCTGCCCGTGGGCATCGCCTACAGCCATCCCTCCCCCCGTCCCTGCGACCGGGCCGCCCTGTGTATCGGCGAGCCGATGCGGATCGCGGCTGAGGGTCGCGATGGCGCCCAGGCCTTCACCCGCCAGCTGGCCGAGGCGATGGCGGGGCTGGAGCAGCGGGCCATGGCCTGCCTGGTGGAAAGCCCCGCGAAGCAGTCCCCTTAG
- a CDS encoding pyridoxine 5'-phosphate synthase translates to MASLGVNIDHIANVRQARRTVEPDPVTYALLAELGGADGITVHLREDRRHIQDRDVELLRATVRSRLNLEMAATAEMEAIALRIKPDMVTLVPEKRQEVTTEGGLDVAGQREPLQRLVGRLQGAGIAVSLFVDAEAAQLEASAASGARWVELHTGTYAEAGWAEQPRELARLSEGSFIARSLGLRVNAGHGLTYQNVEPVAAIEGMEELNIGHTIVARALAVGLEQAVREMKALVQNPRRDPLFGSTRP, encoded by the coding sequence ATGGCCAGCCTCGGCGTCAACATCGACCACATCGCCAATGTGCGCCAGGCCCGCCGCACGGTGGAGCCCGACCCGGTCACCTACGCCCTGCTGGCCGAACTGGGCGGCGCCGACGGCATCACCGTGCACCTGCGCGAGGACCGGCGCCACATCCAGGACCGCGACGTGGAGCTGCTGCGGGCCACCGTGCGCAGCCGCCTCAACCTGGAGATGGCCGCCACCGCGGAGATGGAGGCGATCGCCCTGCGGATCAAACCGGACATGGTGACCCTGGTGCCCGAGAAGCGCCAGGAGGTGACCACCGAGGGCGGGCTGGATGTGGCCGGCCAGCGCGAGCCCCTGCAGCGGCTGGTGGGCCGGTTGCAGGGCGCCGGCATCGCCGTGAGCCTGTTCGTGGATGCCGAGGCCGCCCAGCTGGAGGCCAGCGCCGCCAGCGGCGCCCGCTGGGTGGAGCTGCACACCGGCACCTACGCCGAGGCCGGCTGGGCCGAGCAGCCGCGGGAGCTGGCCCGGCTGAGCGAGGGCAGCTTCATCGCCCGCAGCCTGGGCCTGCGCGTGAACGCCGGCCACGGCCTCACCTATCAGAACGTGGAGCCGGTGGCGGCGATCGAGGGGATGGAGGAGCTGAACATCGGCCACACGATCGTGGCCCGGGCCCTGGCGGTGGGACTGGAGCAGGCGGTGCGGGAGATGAAGGCCCTGGTTCAGAATCCACGCCGCGATCCCCTGTTCGGCAGCACCCGCCCATGA